The Borrelia sp. HM sequence GTTACTATTTTAGTTTTAATATTTATAGATTTTATATTGGATGCTATGAGTGTAAGTGGTGAACTTAAAGAGCTTACAAAAGCCTATTTCCGTGTTGTAATTTATACAATACCTGTAATGTTTTTAAGTACTTCTTTTATATATATTTTAAATGCTCAAGGAGAGACTATTCTTGCAATGGTATTAATTTTGGTTGCAAATATTATTAATTTTATTATTGATCCAATATTAATGTTTACTTTTGGTTTGGGTATTACTGGAGCTGCTTGGTCTACTCTTTTGTCAAGATTGATGACTATTCTTTTTTATTTTTTTTTAACTTACAAATTAAATTATGGACTTAAAATACGTTTAAGAGATATTATTCCAAATATTCCTATAATAAAAAATATTGTTAGTTTGGGACTTCCAGCTTCTTTTGGACAGACTATGGCTTCATTGTCGTTTTTTATTTTTAATTATATTGCAATTCAAATCGGTCCAAAATTTTTAGCTGCTTATGGTATGGCCAATCATATTATTTCATTTTTACTTCTTCCTGGGGTAAGTATTGGTACTGGAATTATTACAATTGTTGGACAAAATCTTGGTGCAAAGAATTTTGATAGGATTAAGGATATTTTTAAAAAAGGATTTTTTATTACACTAGTAATAATGGTTTCTTTTGTAGTGTTTTTAATATGTTTTAGAATAGTTATAATACAAATTTTCACAAAAGATTTAGAAGTTTTTAATTATGCTAATAATTATTTATTAGTGGCATCAATTGGAGCTATTGGATTTGGATTGCAGCAAGTTTTTTTTGGAGGATTTATTGGCATGGGACTTACAAGACTTGTGATGGTAATTATTTTTATTCGTCTTTGGATTATTCGTTTGCCAGCTGTATTTATATTTCAATATTTTGGAATGTTAGAAAATTCTTTAGGATATGCTTTTACGATTTCAAATTATGTGGCTTTAATTATCTTATTATTCATAAGTCTTAATTTTAGATATTGGATAAAGAAATGGTAAGATTATATATAATTATTTGATTTGGTTTTGGTTAGAATAAATCCTATATACCTATATAAATTTCAATTTAATTTTTGCAATTAGTGGGTAAATCATATAAGGTTGGATATTAATAAATTAATCTTGTTTTAAAAAAATATAGAATACATTTTTTTTTCTTTTATTAATTTTAATGTTTAGTTTAAAAGTTTTTTCTTCTCCTGCCTTAAGTTCTTCTTGAATTATGCAACCTGTTTTGCTTCCTTTTTTAAAAATTGCTAATGAATTTTTTTTTATATTTGTTTTTTTATTATTTTTAAGAGTAATAGTTAAATGATTTTTATCATTATTTTTAAATTTTACTATTTTAATTTTTTCTGTATTTTTATTTATGCTGATAATATGAGTAATTTCTCTGGCAATTTCCTTTGATTTTATAGAATTATTTTTTATGCATGACATAGTCATTGATAAAATAAATATTGTAATAGTGTTGAATGGTATTTTTTTTAGATTATATTGTGACATATCGTTATTTTATTGTATCCTCTTTAATGATAAGATTGGAAATAGTGAGTAAATTTTGCTTTATTATTTTATTTTTTGCTAAAAAATTATTGTCTTAATTATTTGTAAGTTATGTTTATGGAATTGTTGTTTATTTGCATTAATGATTCAAATAAATATAGGAATATAGTCAATATATTGACTATATTTTGCATAATATGTAAACTAATAGAGTTATTAAGAATTCTTTTAGAAAAACACGAAAAATCGGGTCAATTTCTAAGAAGGTACATTTTTTAATATGATTATTTATTGTGTAAATGTTATATGTTTATATTAATTATCTTAATAAAGAATTAAAATGGAATTCTTAGAAATTAAGAGTTTTAAAGAATAAATGAAGATTTGGAATACAAATTTGGGAGGTGATTAATGGCTAAAGAAGTTTTTCAAAGAACAAAGCCACATATGAATGTGGGTACAATAGGGCATGTTGATCATGGTAAAACAACATTAACTGCAGCTATTAGTATTTATTGTTCAAAGGTAAATCAAGGTGCTAAGGCGCTTAAGTATGAAGATATTGATAATGCCCCTGAAGAGAAATCAAGAGGAATAACAATTAATGCTAGACATATTGAATATGAAACTGAAAGTAGGCATTATGCTCACGTAGATTGTCCTGGACACGCTGACTATATTAAAAATATGATTACAGGTGCAGCTCAAATGGATGCAGCAATATTGTTAGTTGCAGCTGATAGTGGAGCAGAACCTCAGACAAAAGAGCATTTACTTCTTGCACAGCGAATGGGAATAAAGAAAATAATAGTATTTTTAAACAAATTAGATTTAGCAGATCCCGAACTTGTTGAGCTTGTTGAAGTTGAGGTCTTGGAACTTGTTGAAAAGTATGGATTTCCTGGTGATACTCCAATAGTAAAAGGTTCAGCTTTTGGAGCTATGTCAAATCCTGATGATCCTGAATCCACTAAATGTATAAAAGAACTTCTTGAATCTATGGATAATTATTTTGATCTTCCTGAAAGAGATGTTGATAAGCCGTTTTTGCTTGCTGTTGAGGATGTTTTCTCTATTTCTGGACGTGGTACTGTTGCTACTGGTCGTATTGAAAGAGGCCTTATTAAGGTTGGGCAGGAAGTGGAAATTGTTGGAATTAGAGAAACTAGAAAAACAACTGTTACTGGTGTTGAAATGTTTCAAAAGATACTTGAGCAAGGTCAAGCAGGAGATAATGTTGGTCTTTTGCTAAGAGGTGTTGATAAGAAGGATATTGAAAGAGGTCAGGTTATTTCTGCTATTGGTACTATTACTCCTCATAAAAAATTCAAAGCCTCAATATATTGTTTAACTAAAGAAGAAGGTGGTAGGCATAAGCCATTTTTCTCAGGATACAGACCGCAGTTTTTCTTTAGAACCACAGATGTTACTGGTATGGTTAATTTAGAGGGCAAAGAAATGGTTATGCCTGGAGACAATGTTGATATTGTTGTCGAACTTATATCATCAATAGCAATGGATAAAAATGTTGAATTTGCTGTTAGAGAAGGTGGTAGAACAGTTGCTTCAGGAAGAATTCTTGAGATATTAGAATAGTGTAAAGTTTAGAGAGCTTTTGTATCTCTAAAGTTTAGGAGAATAAATTGATTACTAAAGATAAGATACGAGTAAGGCTTTTTAGTTTTGACGTTAAGATATTAGATCAGAGTGCTGAGTCTATTGTAAGGGCTGTTCAAAAGTCTAAGGCTCAAATTAAAGGTCCTATTCCTTTGCCGACAAAGATAAAGAAATATACCGTTTTACGTTCTCCTCATGTTAATAAAAAATCAAGGGAACAGTTTGAAATGAGAACTCATAAAAGGCTTATTGATATTTTAGAGCCTACTTCTGCTTTGATGGACTCTTTGATGAAATTGGAGCTTCCTGCAGGGGTGGAAGTTGATATTAAGCAGTAAAATAGATTTTTTAAGTTATGAATTTGAGGTGTTTTAATGTTGGGATTGATAGGAAAAAAAGTTGGCATGACGCAGGTCTTTCAAGATAATGGAGTTGTGGTGCCTGTGACAGTTATAGAATTTGAGCCCAATTATGTTATAGGAAAAAAAACAGTAGAAAGAGATGGTTATGATGCTCTAGTTATGGGGTCAGTTGATCTAAAGAGTTCTAAAATTTCAAAGCCTATAAGAGGTCAATATAAGCTTTTAGAGAATATTGAGCCTAAAAGGTATATTGTAGAATTTAAGGGGCTTAAAGGTTATGAGGCAGGTGATGAAATTGGTCTTGATGCTTTAAGAGAAATTAAATACGTAGATATTACTGGTACTACTAAGGGTAAGGGCTTTCAAGGGGCTATGAAGAGGCATAATTTTAGTGGAGGGCCATCTTCTCATGGTTCTAAGTTTCATAGGCATCTTGGTGGTACAGGGCAAGCTACTACACCTGGTAGAACTTTTAAAGGAACTAAAATGGCTGGTAGGATGGGTGGCGAACGACAAACTATTCAAAATCTTGAGATTGTTTTTATTGATGAAGAAAAAAGAGCTATTTTGGTAAAAGGAGCTGTGCCAGGAGTTAAAGGTTCTTTTGTTGTTGTTAAAAAGGCAAAAAAAGTGGGTGTTTAGTATGGAAAAGAGAGTTTTTTCTAAAGATGGACAAGAACTTAGGTTTATAGATTTAGAAGACAAAGTTTTTAATATAGATGTTAGTTATGGTTCTATATATAATGCTATTAATAATGAGCTAGCTAATCTTAGAGTTGGAACAGCTTCAACTAAGACTAGATCTGAGGTTAGAGGTAGTTCAAAAAAGCCTTGGAAACAAAAGGGTACAGGACGTGCAAGAGTTGGTACTAAGAGAAATCCAATTTGGGTTGGTGGGGGTATAGCTTTAGGACCAAAACCAAGAGACTATAGTTATAAGCTTCCAAAAAAAGTTAAAAGACTTGCTTTTAGGTCTGTTCTTAGTTTATTGGCGTCTTCAGAGGATAAATTTAAAGTTGTTGAAAATTTTACTATTGAATCAGGGAAGACAAAAGAGCTTGCATTGATAATAAATCATTTTATAAATACTCATGGAAAAACAGTTGTTTTATTGGGTAATGATGATCAGATGATTAAAAGAGCGGGGAAAAATATAAGAGATTTAAAGATCTTGTCTTTTAATAGACTTAGAGTTGTTGATTTATTTTATGCTAAAAATTTAATAGCTCTTGAGTCTGCTATTAATGGGCTTAATGAGCTTTATCTTAAATAAGATTGATATTAAGGATGAATTATGAAAGCTTATGATATAATAATTTCGCCTATGCTTACTGAAAAAACTAATATTCAAAGAGAGAATATAAATGTTTATACTTTTAAGGTTAAGAAGCAAGCAAATAAAAAAGAGATTGGTGCTGCGATTAAAGAGCTTTTTAATGTTACTCCAATATCATGTAATTTGCTTAATGTTAAGAGCAAGGTTAAGAGGGTTGTTTCAAGAAAAGGTTATCCTATTGGCAAAGGTAAAACCTCTTCTTGGAAAAAGGCATATGTTTATCTTAAAAAAGAAGATAAGATAGATATTTTTTAGTGATTTTGGAGAAAGGGAAATATGGGTATTAAAACTTATAGGCCAAAAACTTCGTCTTTACGTTATAAGACAACTTTATCTTTTGATGATTTAAGTAAGAAGGGTAATAACCCTTTGAAGTCTTTAACTAAGGGGAAGGTATCTAAGGCTGGAAGGGATTCTTCTGGGAGAATTAGTGTTAGAAGAAGAGGTGGAGGACATAAAAGACGGTATAGAGAAATTGACTTTAGAAGAAGAGATAAGTTTGGTATACCTGCTCGAGTTGTGTCTATTGAATATGATCCAAATAGAAGTTCTAATATAGCTTTGCTTGTTTATCAGGATGGAGATAAAAGATATATTATTGCTCCTAAAGGAATTAAAGTAGGCGATATTTTACAAAGTGGTCCAGATGCTCCAATAAGGATTGGCAATTCTTTGCCTCTTGAAAATATTCCTATTGGTAAAGCTGTACATAATATTGAGCTTAACGTTGGAAAAGGTGGACAGCTTGTTAGAGGTGCTGGGGGGCATGCTATGGTACTTGCCTCTGAGGGAAATTATGTAACAGTTAAGCTGCCGTCTGGTGAAGTTCGAATGATTTTTAAAAAGTGTATGGCAACTCTTGGAGAAGTTGGAAATGAAAATTATGTTAATATTTCTATTGGTAAGGCTGGTAAGAGTAGATGGCTTGGAAAAAGGCCTAAGGTGAGAGGTGTTGCAATGAATCCTATCGATCACCCACACGGAGGTGGTGAGGGTAAGACTTCTGGTGGTCGTCACCCTGTATCTCCTTGGGGTCAGCCGACTAAGGGATATAAAACACGAAAGAAACATAAATACTCAGACAAGTTTATCATTAAAAGAAGAAATAAGTAGGAGTGCATAGTGGCAAGATCTATTAAAAAGGGACCTTTTATAGAAAAAAGTCTTTATCAAAAAGTTTTGGCATCTTGTGGCAAAGAGAAAAGAGTAGTCATTAAAACTTATTCTAGAGCCTCAACAATAATTCCTGAGATGGTAAGTCTTACTATATCTGTTTACAATGGAAAGTCTTTTATTCCTGTTTATATTACTGAGGATCTTGTTGGGCATAAGCTTGGTGAATTTTCACCTACACGGATTTTTAGGGGACATGCCAAATCAGATAAGAAGGGAAGGAAATAAGGTTTATGTTTGTAAATAGAAGATATACTGCAAGAGGCAAGAATTTGCCATCTTCTCCAAAAAAAGTAAGACCTATTGCTGATAATGTACGAGGAAAATCTTATACTGAGGCTGTTGCAATACTTTATTCTATGCCCAATAAAGGTGCTAAGCTTTTAGGTAAAGTCATTAAATCTGCAGTGTCAAATGCTATGTATCATAATAGGAATCTTTCTGAGGATATGATATTTGTGAAAACAGTCATGGTAGACGATGGCAGAAGGCGTAGAAGCATTTGGCCCAGGGCTAGGGGCAGAGCAGATAGGCTTATTAATAGAAGTTGTCATATTTTTGTTGAAGTTTATGAAAAGATGTATGGTGGAGAATAAGATATGGGTCAAAAAGTACATCCTTACAGTTTAAGACTTAAGATCAATAAGGACTGGAAATCAAAATGGTATTTTGATAAAAAATTATATTCTGAAATTCTTCACGAAGATTTCTTAATAAGACGGGAAACTATGAAGTTCCTTAAAGGGATTAGATTTGATATTTCCGATATAGAGATTATTAGAAACAATCTTCAAAGAGTAACAGTAGTAATTTTTACTCCAAGGCCTGGTTCTGTTATTGGTGTTAAGGGTGCCAATCTTGAAAAAATTGGACAATTATTAACTAGGAAAATATCTAAAAAGATTAATATTAAAATCAAGGAAATTAAGAAGCCAGAATTTGATTCACAAATTGTTGCTAATGGAATAGCAAAACAACTGGAAAATAGAGCTTCTTATAGAAAACTTTTAAAATCTACACTTTTATCTTCTATTTCCAAGGGTGTTCAAGGTGTAAAAATTAAAGTTGCAGGCAGACTTGGAGGAGCTGAGATTGCTAGAAGTTTTGAAGTTAAAGAAGGACGAATTCCTTTGCATACTCTTAGAGCTAATATAGACTATGGTTTTGCTGAAGCTCATACAACCTATGGTGTTCTTGGTGTTAAAGTTTGGTTATTTAAGGGAGAAATATTAGGTAAGCAAACTAATTCTGATGCTGGTCAGGTAATTAACAGGAAGCCTTTAAAAGATGATCGAGAGTCTTTTAGTAGAAATAGAGTAGATGATAGAAGTAGTATGTTTGATGATAAGGATAAAAAAAATTTAAATGATTATAATAGATTTTCTAAAGAAAAATTAGAACCTGGTTCTACATCCAGGAATGATTTTAAAAGGAAAAATGGTTCTGATGTCTAGAATCTTTAAGGAGAGCGTTAAATGTTAAGTCCTAAGAAGGTTAAGTATAGAAAGAAGCAAAGAGGAAGACTGTCAGGAGAGGCTCAGAAAGGTAACGAAATATCTTTTGGAGAATATGGACTTGTTTCTCTTGAAACATATTTTATTACTGCAAGGCAAATTGAAGCTGCTCGTATTGCTATGACTCGTAAGATTAAAAGAGGAGGTAAAATTTGGATTAGAATATTTCCAGATATACCTTATACTAAAAAGCCTGCTGAGACAAGAATGGGAAAAGGTAAGGGAGGAGTAGACCATTGGAATGCTCCTATTAAACTTGGAACTGTTATGTTTGAAATGTCTGGAGTGTCTAGAGAACTTGCAGAAGAGGCCATGATGCTTGCTAGTTATAAGTTACCAGTTAAAACTACATTTGTTATAAGACGAGATTTGAGGTGAGGTATGTTGAGAAAATTTAGAGATCTTACTCTTGAAGATATGAAAGCTAAAATATTGGTTTTAAAAAAGGAATATATGGACTTAAGATTTAAAGCTGTGGTTGGTCATGTTGATAATCCTTTAAAAAAAAGAGAACTAAGACGAGATATTGCAAGACTTAATACAATAATTCATGAGTATAAAATCGGGATTAGGAAGGTTTAAATATTATGGCAAAAGAAAATAAAAAAGAGCTGGTTGGAAAAGTTGTTAGTGATAAGATGAGTAAAACAATAGTTGTTGAAGTTGTTCAAAGAAAGATGCATCCTATCTATCATAAATATTTAAAAGTTAGTAAAAGAGTTAAAGCTCACGATGAGAAAGAAGAATCAAGACTTGGAGATAAAGTAAAAATTATTGAGTCTAGACCTATTAGTAAAGAAAAAAGATGGATGCTTATTGAAATCTTAGAGAAATCAAAGTAATTTTTGTTATTTTTAGAGGAGATGAATTATGGTGCAGATGCAGACATATTTAACGGTTGCTGATAATACGGGCGGAAAGATAGCACAGTGCATAAAGGTTCTTGGTGGAAGTAAAAAGCGATATGCTAGAGTTGGAGATATAATAGTGATTGCTGTAAAACAAGCGATTCCCAATTCGCCTATTAAGAAAGGAGATGTGCATAAAGCTGTAGTTGTTAGAACATCAAAAGAGATAAGGCGTAAAAATGGTACTTATGTTAGATTTGATGATAATGCGTGTGTGATACTCGATTCCAATTTGAATCCAAGAGGTAAAAGAGTGTTTGGGCCTGTTGCAAGGGAGCTAAGAGATGCCAATTTTATGAAAGTTGTCTCATTAGCATCAGAAGTAATATAAGGGGGCTATTTATGAAGACAAAGTTGAGAGTAGGTGATAATATAAAAGTTATTTGTGGTAAAGATAAGGGTAAGACGGGTGAAATTGTCAGCATAGATAGGAAAAAGCTTAAAGTTATTGTTAAGTCTTGTAATATGGTTAAAAAGGTTGTTAAAGCAAGAACACCTCAAGAAAAGAGTAAAATAATTGATAAAGAAGCACCTATTGATATTTCAAATGTAATGTTATGTTCTAATGGTGTAGCTTCAAGAATTGGAATTAAAATTGAAAATAATGAAAAAAAGAGATACCTTAAAAAGAACGGGGAGAATGTTTAGCTTATGAGTTATATTCCTGTGTTAAAGAAACATTATCAAGATAGTGTTGTAAAGGATCTTGTTAGTGAATTTCAATATAAGTCTGTTATGCAAGTTCCAAAAATAGAGAAGATTGTTGTTTCTATGGGAGTGGGTGATGCTGTTAAAAACAAAAAGCTTTTAGATTCCGCTGTTTCTGAACTTAGTCAAATTACTGGTCAAAAGGCTATTAAGACTAAGGCTAAAAAAGCTATTGCTGGATTTAAGATTAGACAAGGTCAAGAAATAGGTGCTAAGGTTACTCTTAGAGGTAATATGATGTATGAGTTTTTATATAAACTTATTAATTTAGCTTTGCCCCGTGTTAAGGATTTTAGAGGGGTAGATGGCAATGCTTTTGATGGTAATGGTAATTACTCTTTTGGAATAGCAGAGCAGATAATATTTTCTGAAATAGATTATGATAAAATAGAGAGGATATCTGGCTTGAATGTTACAATAGTAACTACGGCTTTAAATGACAGAGAGGGTAAAGCTTTGCTTTCTAAGTTTGGTATGCCATTTAGTAATTAAGAGGAGTTTTTATTTATGGCTAAAAAATCAATGATAGTTAAGGCCTTACGAAAGCCAAAATATAAAACAAGACAAAAGAATAGATGTAAATTATGTGGTCGTCCAAAGGGATATATGAGAGATTTTGGTATATGTCGTATATGCTTTAGGAATAATGCATCTGCAGGATTAATTCCTGGTGTCTCAAAATCAAGCTGGTAAGGAGAGTTTATGGCTGTTACGCATTCAGTGGGAGATATGTTAACTAAAATAAGAAATGCAAGTAGGGTTAAGCATGAGTTTGTAGACTTGAAGATGTCTAAGCTTAATAAGTCAATTTTAGATATTCTTAAAGAAGAGGGTTATATTAAGAATTATACTGTCTTTGATAAAAAAGGTATTTCTTTTATTAAGGCAATTCTTAATTATGATAGTAAAAGAAATCCGGCCATAAACAGAATAGATGCCATTTCAACTCCTGGTAGAAAGGTTTATTCTTCATATAAAAATATGCCAAGAATAAAAAACGGATATGGTGTATTAATAGTATCTTCTTCAAAAGGTGTTATTACTGGCAAACAAGCCAAAGATAGTAAAGTAGGTGGTGAGCTAATTTGCTCAGTTTGGTAAGGTTTAAGAGGTAGGTAAATATGTCACGTATTGGTAAACTTCCTATAAAAATAGCTGATTCTGTTAAAGTTGATATTAAGGATAATATAATAACAGTTGAGGGAAAGA is a genomic window containing:
- a CDS encoding MATE family efflux transporter, coding for MIISKTKTRELILEGNIYRVLLVISFPVVITNMLQALYELTDMFYVGKLGAMAIAALSLTVPINFLIMVFAMGMAIGSVSLMSKSIGEETFSKFSKYAGQLIFLNFVLSLFVTILVLIFIDFILDAMSVSGELKELTKAYFRVVIYTIPVMFLSTSFIYILNAQGETILAMVLILVANIINFIIDPILMFTFGLGITGAAWSTLLSRLMTILFYFFLTYKLNYGLKIRLRDIIPNIPIIKNIVSLGLPASFGQTMASLSFFIFNYIAIQIGPKFLAAYGMANHIISFLLLPGVSIGTGIITIVGQNLGAKNFDRIKDIFKKGFFITLVIMVSFVVFLICFRIVIIQIFTKDLEVFNYANNYLLVASIGAIGFGLQQVFFGGFIGMGLTRLVMVIIFIRLWIIRLPAVFIFQYFGMLENSLGYAFTISNYVALIILLFISLNFRYWIKKW
- the tuf gene encoding elongation factor Tu, with the protein product MAKEVFQRTKPHMNVGTIGHVDHGKTTLTAAISIYCSKVNQGAKALKYEDIDNAPEEKSRGITINARHIEYETESRHYAHVDCPGHADYIKNMITGAAQMDAAILLVAADSGAEPQTKEHLLLAQRMGIKKIIVFLNKLDLADPELVELVEVEVLELVEKYGFPGDTPIVKGSAFGAMSNPDDPESTKCIKELLESMDNYFDLPERDVDKPFLLAVEDVFSISGRGTVATGRIERGLIKVGQEVEIVGIRETRKTTVTGVEMFQKILEQGQAGDNVGLLLRGVDKKDIERGQVISAIGTITPHKKFKASIYCLTKEEGGRHKPFFSGYRPQFFFRTTDVTGMVNLEGKEMVMPGDNVDIVVELISSIAMDKNVEFAVREGGRTVASGRILEILE
- the rpsJ gene encoding 30S ribosomal protein S10, coding for MITKDKIRVRLFSFDVKILDQSAESIVRAVQKSKAQIKGPIPLPTKIKKYTVLRSPHVNKKSREQFEMRTHKRLIDILEPTSALMDSLMKLELPAGVEVDIKQ
- the rplC gene encoding 50S ribosomal protein L3; protein product: MLGLIGKKVGMTQVFQDNGVVVPVTVIEFEPNYVIGKKTVERDGYDALVMGSVDLKSSKISKPIRGQYKLLENIEPKRYIVEFKGLKGYEAGDEIGLDALREIKYVDITGTTKGKGFQGAMKRHNFSGGPSSHGSKFHRHLGGTGQATTPGRTFKGTKMAGRMGGERQTIQNLEIVFIDEEKRAILVKGAVPGVKGSFVVVKKAKKVGV
- the rplD gene encoding 50S ribosomal protein L4 produces the protein MEKRVFSKDGQELRFIDLEDKVFNIDVSYGSIYNAINNELANLRVGTASTKTRSEVRGSSKKPWKQKGTGRARVGTKRNPIWVGGGIALGPKPRDYSYKLPKKVKRLAFRSVLSLLASSEDKFKVVENFTIESGKTKELALIINHFINTHGKTVVLLGNDDQMIKRAGKNIRDLKILSFNRLRVVDLFYAKNLIALESAINGLNELYLK
- the rplW gene encoding 50S ribosomal protein L23, with the translated sequence MKAYDIIISPMLTEKTNIQRENINVYTFKVKKQANKKEIGAAIKELFNVTPISCNLLNVKSKVKRVVSRKGYPIGKGKTSSWKKAYVYLKKEDKIDIF
- the rplB gene encoding 50S ribosomal protein L2 translates to MGIKTYRPKTSSLRYKTTLSFDDLSKKGNNPLKSLTKGKVSKAGRDSSGRISVRRRGGGHKRRYREIDFRRRDKFGIPARVVSIEYDPNRSSNIALLVYQDGDKRYIIAPKGIKVGDILQSGPDAPIRIGNSLPLENIPIGKAVHNIELNVGKGGQLVRGAGGHAMVLASEGNYVTVKLPSGEVRMIFKKCMATLGEVGNENYVNISIGKAGKSRWLGKRPKVRGVAMNPIDHPHGGGEGKTSGGRHPVSPWGQPTKGYKTRKKHKYSDKFIIKRRNK
- the rpsS gene encoding 30S ribosomal protein S19, coding for MARSIKKGPFIEKSLYQKVLASCGKEKRVVIKTYSRASTIIPEMVSLTISVYNGKSFIPVYITEDLVGHKLGEFSPTRIFRGHAKSDKKGRK
- the rplV gene encoding 50S ribosomal protein L22, yielding MFVNRRYTARGKNLPSSPKKVRPIADNVRGKSYTEAVAILYSMPNKGAKLLGKVIKSAVSNAMYHNRNLSEDMIFVKTVMVDDGRRRRSIWPRARGRADRLINRSCHIFVEVYEKMYGGE
- the rpsC gene encoding 30S ribosomal protein S3, translating into MGQKVHPYSLRLKINKDWKSKWYFDKKLYSEILHEDFLIRRETMKFLKGIRFDISDIEIIRNNLQRVTVVIFTPRPGSVIGVKGANLEKIGQLLTRKISKKINIKIKEIKKPEFDSQIVANGIAKQLENRASYRKLLKSTLLSSISKGVQGVKIKVAGRLGGAEIARSFEVKEGRIPLHTLRANIDYGFAEAHTTYGVLGVKVWLFKGEILGKQTNSDAGQVINRKPLKDDRESFSRNRVDDRSSMFDDKDKKNLNDYNRFSKEKLEPGSTSRNDFKRKNGSDV
- the rplP gene encoding 50S ribosomal protein L16 yields the protein MLSPKKVKYRKKQRGRLSGEAQKGNEISFGEYGLVSLETYFITARQIEAARIAMTRKIKRGGKIWIRIFPDIPYTKKPAETRMGKGKGGVDHWNAPIKLGTVMFEMSGVSRELAEEAMMLASYKLPVKTTFVIRRDLR
- the rpmC gene encoding 50S ribosomal protein L29 → MLRKFRDLTLEDMKAKILVLKKEYMDLRFKAVVGHVDNPLKKRELRRDIARLNTIIHEYKIGIRKV
- the rpsQ gene encoding 30S ribosomal protein S17 produces the protein MAKENKKELVGKVVSDKMSKTIVVEVVQRKMHPIYHKYLKVSKRVKAHDEKEESRLGDKVKIIESRPISKEKRWMLIEILEKSK
- the rplN gene encoding 50S ribosomal protein L14, which gives rise to MVQMQTYLTVADNTGGKIAQCIKVLGGSKKRYARVGDIIVIAVKQAIPNSPIKKGDVHKAVVVRTSKEIRRKNGTYVRFDDNACVILDSNLNPRGKRVFGPVARELRDANFMKVVSLASEVI
- the rplX gene encoding 50S ribosomal protein L24 yields the protein MKTKLRVGDNIKVICGKDKGKTGEIVSIDRKKLKVIVKSCNMVKKVVKARTPQEKSKIIDKEAPIDISNVMLCSNGVASRIGIKIENNEKKRYLKKNGENV
- the rplE gene encoding 50S ribosomal protein L5, whose protein sequence is MSYIPVLKKHYQDSVVKDLVSEFQYKSVMQVPKIEKIVVSMGVGDAVKNKKLLDSAVSELSQITGQKAIKTKAKKAIAGFKIRQGQEIGAKVTLRGNMMYEFLYKLINLALPRVKDFRGVDGNAFDGNGNYSFGIAEQIIFSEIDYDKIERISGLNVTIVTTALNDREGKALLSKFGMPFSN
- a CDS encoding type Z 30S ribosomal protein S14; its protein translation is MAKKSMIVKALRKPKYKTRQKNRCKLCGRPKGYMRDFGICRICFRNNASAGLIPGVSKSSW
- the rpsH gene encoding 30S ribosomal protein S8; protein product: MAVTHSVGDMLTKIRNASRVKHEFVDLKMSKLNKSILDILKEEGYIKNYTVFDKKGISFIKAILNYDSKRNPAINRIDAISTPGRKVYSSYKNMPRIKNGYGVLIVSSSKGVITGKQAKDSKVGGELICSVW